In a genomic window of Sulfuriferula nivalis:
- the tnpA gene encoding IS66 family insertion sequence element accessory protein TnpA: MATRHTPDFWQTHLTAWQQTKLTVTAYCTQHGLCAKTFYRWRSQLTTAPNLTRQPPLTLIPVSVQPAPVTGTLQLHSPTGWRVELPIASTPWLIDLLRQLP, encoded by the coding sequence ATGGCTACTCGACACACGCCTGATTTTTGGCAAACGCACCTTACCGCTTGGCAACAAACCAAACTGACCGTCACAGCTTATTGCACCCAGCACGGCTTATGTGCCAAGACCTTTTATCGCTGGCGCAGCCAGCTGACAACAGCGCCCAATCTCACGCGCCAGCCACCGCTAACCCTCATCCCCGTCAGTGTTCAACCTGCGCCTGTCACGGGCACGCTCCAGCTCCACAGCCCCACTGGCTGGCGGGTAGAGCTTCCCATTGCTAGCACGCCCTGGCTAATTGACTTGTTGCGGCAACTGCCATGA
- the tnpB gene encoding IS66 family insertion sequence element accessory protein TnpB (TnpB, as the term is used for proteins encoded by IS66 family insertion elements, is considered an accessory protein, since TnpC, encoded by a neighboring gene, is a DDE family transposase.): MRIGIDGLSQRIQHRLGRSPCDGAAYAFRNRRQTRVKLLVWDGTGVWLCQRRLHRGHFTWPDIAAITHPLTPTQWDWLITGIDWQRLSAPAPAHWQV, from the coding sequence ATGCGCATCGGCATAGATGGCCTTTCCCAGCGCATCCAGCACCGCCTGGGTCGCAGTCCCTGCGACGGCGCCGCCTACGCCTTCCGTAATCGTCGCCAAACGCGGGTCAAGCTCCTGGTCTGGGATGGCACAGGGGTCTGGTTGTGCCAACGCCGACTGCATCGTGGTCACTTCACCTGGCCAGACATCGCTGCCATCACCCATCCTTTAACCCCCACACAGTGGGACTGGCTGATCACAGGTATCGACTGGCAAAGACTCAGTGCCCCAGCCCCTGCCCACTGGCAGGTGTAG
- the tnpC gene encoding IS66 family transposase → MDSAQQLAQFIPDPALAAYVDKLLAQVKQDAELIQQNTVLLQQNTAQILTLTKQIQHAELKNQALVLELAYYRRIRFANKSEQLSPEQRALFDECWAADITAIEAQIGQPDTPNTEDATTAIPKPARPRAGRQPLPDHLPRIIHRHEPASCQCGACGGALIKIGEDISEQLDVEPAQFTVHQHIRPQYACRHCETVAAAPIPAAVIDGGVATSGLLAWVMISKFVDHLPLYRIEHIAQRSQVTLARSTLAEWVGRVGVALQPLVDRLTELLLARSVLHADETPVPQLDPGAGKTKKAYLWAYRTGDLASPSSAPPIVVFDYQPGRQGLHARHFLAGWQGHLMVDDYAGYKALFTQGITELACFAHARRKFFDLHAANQSPIAAAALQRIAALYAIEQAADKLDAAGRLQLRQTQAKPLLGELHDWLIQTRVKVADGSGTARALDYSIKRWPALIRYADSGILPIDNNPVENAIRPIAIGKKNWLFAGSERAGKRAAAIQSLLATAKLNGLEPYAWLKDTLEKLPVWPNSQIDELLPFKNELP, encoded by the coding sequence ATGGATTCAGCCCAACAACTTGCCCAATTTATCCCCGATCCCGCCTTGGCGGCGTATGTGGATAAGCTGTTGGCGCAGGTTAAACAGGATGCTGAACTCATTCAACAAAACACAGTATTACTCCAGCAAAACACCGCACAAATCCTCACGCTGACTAAGCAAATCCAGCACGCCGAACTCAAGAACCAGGCTTTGGTACTGGAACTTGCCTATTACCGCCGCATCCGCTTCGCCAACAAGAGCGAGCAGCTCTCGCCTGAGCAGCGTGCGTTGTTTGATGAGTGCTGGGCAGCCGACATCACGGCCATTGAAGCCCAAATCGGGCAGCCAGATACACCTAATACCGAAGATGCGACAACCGCTATCCCCAAGCCTGCGCGTCCACGCGCAGGTCGTCAGCCACTGCCTGACCATCTGCCCCGCATCATTCATCGCCATGAGCCTGCATCTTGCCAGTGCGGTGCGTGTGGTGGTGCGTTAATCAAAATCGGTGAAGACATCAGCGAACAACTGGATGTCGAACCTGCCCAGTTCACCGTGCATCAACACATCCGTCCACAGTATGCTTGTCGCCACTGCGAAACCGTTGCTGCCGCCCCCATTCCAGCTGCCGTCATCGACGGCGGCGTGGCGACATCAGGTTTGCTGGCGTGGGTGATGATCAGTAAATTCGTTGATCATTTACCGCTCTACCGTATAGAACACATTGCCCAGCGCAGCCAGGTGACCCTGGCGCGTTCCACCTTGGCGGAGTGGGTCGGACGTGTGGGGGTAGCGTTGCAACCGTTGGTCGACAGGCTCACTGAATTACTGCTGGCACGCAGTGTATTGCATGCGGATGAAACGCCAGTGCCACAATTAGACCCCGGGGCGGGCAAAACCAAGAAAGCTTATCTGTGGGCTTACCGCACGGGTGATTTGGCATCCCCTTCATCCGCACCGCCTATCGTGGTGTTTGACTATCAGCCAGGGCGACAGGGATTGCATGCGCGGCACTTTCTGGCAGGTTGGCAAGGACACTTGATGGTTGACGATTACGCTGGTTATAAAGCGTTATTTACCCAAGGCATCACTGAGCTGGCATGCTTCGCACATGCACGTCGGAAGTTCTTTGATTTGCATGCGGCCAACCAAAGTCCAATTGCAGCGGCTGCGCTGCAGCGTATCGCGGCACTCTATGCCATTGAGCAGGCTGCGGACAAGCTGGATGCGGCAGGTCGTTTGCAGTTGCGCCAGACTCAGGCAAAACCGTTATTGGGCGAACTGCATGACTGGTTAATCCAGACTCGCGTCAAAGTGGCCGATGGCAGCGGCACAGCCCGCGCGTTGGATTACAGCATCAAGCGTTGGCCAGCACTGATACGCTATGCGGACAGCGGCATCTTGCCTATTGATAACAACCCAGTCGAAAATGCGATACGACCCATTGCCATCGGCAAAAAGAATTGGCTGTTCGCAGGCTCAGAACGTGCAGGCAAACGCGCTGCAGCGATTCAGAGTTTGTTGGCTACCGCCAAGCTCAATGGCTTGGAACCCTATGCATGGCTCAAAGATACGTTGGAAAAATTACCGGTCTGGCCTAATAGCCAGATTGATGAATTGCTGCCGTTTAAAAATGAACTACCATAA
- a CDS encoding DUF1109 domain-containing protein — MDAMEKQIASLVADADSVQPAPSPLMLWLKWMGIAVVYIVISLLVLGVRADVVERLHSTMFIAEMGLLVAIVVTTALSASLLAYPDIYQRSRWTLAPIFMFIIFIGVIALAWQADNPPAPPPVHSYQCSLTIAVLALLPAAWMFYSMRQLASTHRRFAGVVTMLSAFSIGAITLRLSEQTNSIIHVIEWHYLPMIGVALLGVWLGKILLKW; from the coding sequence ATGGATGCAATGGAAAAACAGATAGCCAGCCTGGTGGCAGACGCCGATAGCGTACAACCTGCGCCCAGTCCATTGATGTTGTGGCTGAAATGGATGGGGATAGCGGTAGTGTATATCGTTATCTCCCTGCTGGTACTCGGCGTGCGTGCAGATGTGGTGGAGAGACTGCATAGCACCATGTTTATTGCCGAAATGGGCTTGCTGGTCGCCATAGTTGTCACTACTGCCCTGAGTGCCAGTTTGCTGGCATACCCTGATATTTATCAGCGTAGCCGCTGGACGCTGGCACCCATATTCATGTTCATCATCTTTATCGGCGTCATCGCGTTGGCCTGGCAAGCAGATAACCCACCCGCGCCACCGCCAGTCCACAGCTACCAGTGTTCGCTGACAATTGCAGTGCTGGCACTGCTGCCAGCGGCATGGATGTTCTACAGCATGCGCCAGCTCGCCAGCACCCACCGCCGTTTTGCAGGGGTAGTGACCATGCTCTCGGCTTTTAGCATAGGTGCAATCACCCTCAGACTGTCAGAGCAAACCAACTCCATTATCCATGTGATCGAATGGCATTACCTGCCTATGATAGGCGTGGCATTGCTGGGTGTGTGGCTGGGGAAAATATTGTTGAAGTGGTGA
- a CDS encoding sigma-70 family RNA polymerase sigma factor, producing the protein MAKTSVSLEMLMQQALTGDKRAYADLLRDTAQFLRPYLSKRLSAASDVDDLLQEILVSIHKARHTYDGMRPYKPWVFAIAHFRLQDYLRTYYADQLRTATELGELENTLPADVTNSDFSYESISGEVNQLPEKQAAILSLMHEEGYTAKEVAAKIGMKESAVKVAAFRAYKILREKLSK; encoded by the coding sequence GTGGCCAAAACTAGCGTATCGCTGGAAATGCTGATGCAGCAGGCGCTGACAGGAGATAAACGCGCCTATGCTGATCTGCTGCGAGATACCGCGCAATTCCTTCGCCCTTATTTGAGCAAACGCCTGAGTGCTGCCAGCGATGTCGATGACTTGCTGCAGGAAATCCTCGTTTCCATCCATAAAGCGCGCCATACCTACGATGGTATGCGCCCCTACAAACCTTGGGTGTTCGCAATTGCGCATTTTCGTCTGCAGGATTATTTGCGCACTTATTATGCAGATCAGCTCAGAACAGCGACCGAATTGGGCGAGCTGGAAAATACTTTGCCCGCAGATGTAACTAATTCCGACTTCAGTTACGAATCAATTAGTGGAGAGGTGAATCAGCTGCCAGAAAAACAGGCAGCGATATTGTCATTGATGCATGAGGAAGGTTATACCGCCAAAGAGGTTGCCGCCAAGATAGGTATGAAAGAATCTGCGGTCAAGGTAGCGGCTTTTCGCGCCTATAAAATTTTAAGAGAGAAGCTGAGTAAATAA
- the msrA gene encoding peptide-methionine (S)-S-oxide reductase MsrA: MELLNHLLPRLSALAITAVLATGSALADGQLRSLPDPIQDTVSTGNQQTAVFAGGCFWGVDAVFKHVKGVVSSTAGYAGGKADTAGYYQVSTGTTGHAESVRVVFDPKQISYGQLLKVYFAVAHNPTELNYQGPDHGTQYRSAIFVTDNNQREVAMAYIKQLQTQHLYSAPIVTQVVPLPAFYPAEDYHQDYLALHPDQLYIVANDMPKLAHLQEQFPRLYK; encoded by the coding sequence ATGGAACTGCTAAATCATTTACTGCCCAGGTTAAGCGCACTGGCAATTACCGCCGTACTGGCTACTGGATCGGCGCTGGCTGACGGCCAGTTGCGCAGCTTGCCTGACCCGATTCAGGATACCGTCAGTACAGGCAATCAACAAACTGCAGTTTTTGCAGGTGGCTGTTTCTGGGGTGTTGATGCTGTATTCAAACATGTCAAAGGCGTAGTCAGCTCAACCGCTGGATATGCTGGTGGTAAAGCCGATACCGCTGGTTACTATCAGGTAAGCACCGGCACCACTGGTCATGCTGAATCAGTCCGGGTGGTGTTTGATCCCAAACAGATTTCATACGGACAACTGCTGAAAGTATATTTCGCAGTCGCACACAACCCTACCGAGCTGAATTATCAAGGTCCAGATCACGGCACCCAGTATCGCTCGGCTATATTTGTTACGGATAACAACCAGCGTGAAGTGGCTATGGCGTATATCAAACAGTTGCAAACTCAGCATCTGTACTCAGCACCTATCGTGACGCAGGTTGTGCCCTTACCCGCCTTTTATCCTGCCGAAGACTACCATCAGGACTATCTGGCGCTACATCCGGATCAGCTGTATATCGTCGCCAACGATATGCCCAAACTGGCGCACTTACAAGAACAATTCCCGAGGTTATATAAATGA
- a CDS encoding cytochrome b/b6 domain-containing protein has protein sequence MNGAQIIHPWWLRATHWINALAVVAMVMSGWKIYNASPIFHFNFPEEITLGGWLGGALLWHFFAMWILMANGLIYLSLNLATKRFKRKFFPISPRALLLDMLAAIKGKLAHTDLSHYNQPQKLAYLFIIIDIIVLVMSGLAIWKSVQLPLLRELMGGYDNARIVHFVAMSALVAVVAVHLLMVALVPRTLLLMIRGR, from the coding sequence ATGAACGGGGCGCAAATCATCCATCCATGGTGGCTCAGGGCTACCCACTGGATCAACGCATTAGCCGTGGTAGCAATGGTTATGAGCGGCTGGAAAATCTATAACGCATCGCCGATTTTTCATTTTAATTTTCCCGAGGAAATAACGCTGGGCGGATGGCTGGGTGGCGCGCTGCTGTGGCACTTTTTTGCGATGTGGATACTGATGGCTAACGGGCTGATCTACCTGAGTCTGAATCTGGCGACTAAGCGATTCAAACGCAAATTTTTCCCGATTTCGCCCCGCGCCCTGTTGCTGGATATGCTGGCCGCCATCAAAGGCAAGCTTGCACATACCGACTTGAGCCACTACAACCAGCCGCAAAAGCTGGCCTATCTCTTCATCATCATCGACATCATAGTGCTGGTGATGTCAGGGCTGGCGATATGGAAATCAGTGCAACTGCCATTGCTGCGCGAACTGATGGGTGGTTATGACAACGCACGCATTGTTCACTTTGTAGCGATGTCGGCATTAGTCGCGGTAGTCGCCGTGCATCTGCTCATGGTTGCATTAGTGCCGCGCACCTTGCTGCTGATGATACGTGGACGTTAA
- a CDS encoding molybdopterin-dependent oxidoreductase translates to MFKPKKIQTLDEQAIVKAALQAMPQPSRRLFLQRGLSLGGLSLLTGCTLDNEDSVERALMRVSTFNDKVQAWLFNPNKLAPTYPESMITRPFPFNAFYGIEDVPKINGDSFQLEVGGLVANKRPWTLAQLHALPQVSQVTRHICVEGWSAIGKWGGVPFATFLQHIGADLTAKYVGFKCADDYYTSIDMPTALQAQTQLSLTYDGQILPPEYGYPMKLRIPTKLGYKNPKHIQAIYVTNVNPGGYWEDQGYNWFGGS, encoded by the coding sequence ATGTTCAAACCGAAAAAAATACAAACCCTGGACGAGCAAGCTATCGTTAAAGCCGCCCTGCAAGCCATGCCGCAGCCATCACGCCGCCTGTTTTTACAGCGTGGATTATCCTTAGGTGGCTTGTCATTGCTAACTGGCTGTACGCTGGATAATGAAGATTCGGTAGAGCGCGCGTTGATGCGTGTATCCACCTTCAACGACAAGGTGCAAGCCTGGTTATTCAACCCCAACAAACTGGCACCGACTTACCCTGAATCCATGATTACCCGCCCGTTTCCGTTCAATGCCTTTTATGGCATCGAAGATGTCCCCAAAATCAATGGTGACAGCTTCCAGCTTGAAGTCGGCGGACTGGTTGCCAATAAGCGGCCATGGACGCTGGCACAGCTGCATGCGCTCCCTCAGGTCAGCCAGGTCACCCGCCACATCTGCGTCGAAGGCTGGAGCGCGATAGGTAAATGGGGCGGCGTGCCTTTTGCTACCTTTCTTCAGCATATAGGCGCGGATCTCACGGCGAAATATGTGGGTTTCAAATGCGCTGATGATTATTACACCAGCATCGACATGCCCACCGCGCTACAGGCGCAGACGCAATTATCGTTAACCTACGACGGGCAGATACTGCCCCCTGAATATGGCTATCCGATGAAACTGCGGATACCCACCAAGCTGGGGTACAAAAACCCCAAGCATATCCAAGCTATTTATGTAACCAACGTCAACCCCGGCGGCTATTGGGAAGATCAAGGTTACAACTGGTTCGGCGGCAGTTGA
- a CDS encoding pentapeptide MXKDX repeat protein — protein MFNRPDVMAILPFLNMEKIEMRKLLATIITTGLLLAGTQAFADDMMKNDSMAKPAMAKDEMKKDVMAHDGMKKDAMAHDSMKKDSMAHDGMKKDTMGKDTMAK, from the coding sequence ATGTTCAACCGCCCTGATGTTATGGCAATCTTGCCTTTTTTAAATATGGAGAAAATCGAAATGCGTAAATTATTAGCTACTATCATTACTACTGGTCTTTTATTGGCAGGCACACAGGCTTTTGCCGATGACATGATGAAAAACGACAGCATGGCGAAACCAGCCATGGCTAAAGATGAAATGAAAAAAGATGTGATGGCGCATGATGGTATGAAGAAAGACGCCATGGCTCATGACAGCATGAAAAAAGACAGCATGGCACATGACGGTATGAAAAAAGATACGATGGGCAAAGATACAATGGCCAAGTAA
- a CDS encoding UvrD-helicase domain-containing protein: MLSHLNAPQREAVKYLDGPLLVLAGAGSGKTRVITQKISYLIDECGYAPNHIAAITFTNKAAREMQERVDKLRPGKPAKGLTVCTFHALGVQIMRQEAHRLAYKPQFSILDSADAMQIINEILKTTDKQEIRRAQWRISGWKNGLITPDVALATAESDLDATYAKIYQRYQDTLKAYQALDFDDLIRLPAELFATDMEMLEKWRKKLRYLLIDEYQDTNACQYQIVKQLCGVSGAFTAVGDDDQAIYGWRGADVKNLHQLHEDYPRLKVIQLTQNYRSTLRILRAANSVIGNNDRLYDKQLWSEHGNGDPVHVMACKDETEEAQNVVMRMLAHKFEHRTRYGDYAILYRGNHQARVFEQMLRNEKAPYVMSGGQSFFEKSEIKDLISYMRLLTNSDDDPAFIRAATTPKRGIGAATLEKLGEYAGQRKISLFEAVFEAGFVSRVTERQLEPLLTFCQYINALEARVRNTPVSEIMADLLKAIDYEVYIFDSDETRAAQNKWNNVQEFVGWLGKKGEADDKNLIELTQTIALITLLENRSEDEIDAVRLSTIHAAKGLEFGHVFLVGAEEDILPHRESVENGTLEEERRLMYVAITRAQRSLTISYCKRRKRAGELQTCEPSRFIGEISQDDMRQSGQDVDPVEQRQQGNDRLANIKAMLAQK; the protein is encoded by the coding sequence ATGCTCTCTCATCTTAACGCCCCACAACGCGAAGCGGTTAAATATCTCGACGGTCCTTTGCTGGTGCTAGCGGGTGCAGGGTCGGGCAAGACGCGAGTCATTACTCAGAAAATATCATATCTTATCGATGAATGTGGTTATGCGCCAAATCATATTGCCGCGATTACGTTTACCAACAAAGCCGCACGCGAAATGCAGGAGCGGGTTGATAAACTCAGACCGGGCAAGCCAGCAAAAGGTCTGACGGTCTGTACCTTTCACGCGCTCGGTGTGCAGATTATGCGCCAGGAAGCACATCGATTAGCTTACAAACCACAATTTTCTATTCTTGATTCTGCTGATGCCATGCAGATTATCAATGAAATATTAAAAACCACTGACAAGCAGGAAATCCGTCGCGCTCAGTGGCGTATTTCTGGATGGAAAAACGGTTTGATCACGCCCGATGTTGCGCTGGCAACGGCGGAATCTGACCTTGACGCCACTTACGCTAAAATTTACCAGCGTTATCAGGACACGCTCAAAGCCTATCAGGCGCTGGATTTTGATGACCTCATCCGCTTGCCTGCCGAACTGTTTGCTACTGATATGGAAATGCTGGAAAAATGGCGCAAGAAATTACGCTATTTGCTCATCGATGAATATCAGGATACCAACGCCTGCCAGTATCAAATTGTAAAACAGCTCTGTGGCGTATCGGGCGCATTTACTGCCGTGGGTGACGATGATCAGGCTATCTACGGCTGGCGCGGCGCGGATGTGAAAAACCTGCATCAGTTGCATGAAGATTACCCGCGACTCAAAGTCATCCAACTCACGCAAAACTATCGTTCCACGTTACGCATACTCCGCGCGGCTAACAGTGTCATCGGCAATAACGACAGGCTGTACGACAAACAGTTATGGAGCGAACACGGCAACGGCGATCCTGTGCATGTAATGGCGTGCAAAGACGAAACTGAAGAAGCGCAAAATGTGGTGATGCGTATGCTGGCGCATAAATTTGAGCACCGTACTCGCTATGGCGATTATGCGATTTTATATCGCGGTAATCATCAGGCACGCGTGTTTGAGCAAATGTTGCGCAATGAAAAAGCACCTTATGTGATGTCGGGCGGGCAGTCGTTTTTTGAGAAGTCCGAGATCAAGGATCTGATTTCCTACATGCGCCTGCTCACTAACAGCGATGATGATCCTGCTTTCATTCGCGCCGCTACCACACCCAAACGCGGCATCGGTGCCGCTACATTGGAAAAGCTGGGCGAATACGCCGGGCAACGTAAAATCAGCCTGTTTGAAGCGGTGTTTGAAGCAGGTTTTGTCAGTCGTGTGACCGAACGCCAGCTTGAGCCATTGCTCACTTTTTGCCAGTACATCAACGCGCTGGAAGCTCGTGTGCGCAATACGCCGGTCAGTGAAATCATGGCGGATTTGCTCAAGGCGATAGACTACGAAGTCTATATTTTCGACAGTGACGAAACCCGCGCTGCGCAAAACAAATGGAATAACGTACAGGAATTCGTGGGCTGGCTGGGTAAAAAGGGCGAGGCCGATGATAAAAACTTGATCGAGCTCACGCAAACCATTGCCTTGATTACGCTACTGGAAAACCGCAGCGAAGATGAAATTGATGCGGTGCGGTTGTCCACTATCCACGCTGCCAAAGGGCTGGAGTTCGGTCATGTCTTTTTGGTGGGTGCGGAAGAAGATATCCTGCCGCACCGTGAGTCGGTTGAAAACGGTACGCTGGAAGAGGAGCGTCGTCTCATGTACGTCGCCATTACCCGCGCGCAACGTTCACTAACCATCAGTTACTGCAAGCGCCGCAAACGTGCGGGCGAATTGCAAACCTGTGAGCCTTCACGTTTTATCGGTGAAATTTCACAAGACGACATGCGCCAGTCGGGGCAGGATGTTGATCCTGTAGAGCAACGTCAGCAAGGCAACGACAGGCTGGCGAATATCAAGGCGATGCTGGCGCAGAAGTGA
- a CDS encoding symmetrical bis(5'-nucleosyl)-tetraphosphatase, with product MSTYVIGDLQGCFPALQQMLELIAYDPAQDRIILLGDLVNRGTNSLAVLRWARDNQISAVLGNHDLHLLAVAAGYEKHHKGDTLLPILDAPDKDELLDWLRHLPLAIYTSGYFLVHAGVLPQWSISQALSLAGEVESALRGDNYLDYLRTMYGNEPTQWHDNLTGKDRLRVITNGMTRLRFCSATGEMDFTAKAGLDSAPEGYYPWFHAPNRLSEGSPIVFGHWSALGLQVESDNIALDTGCLWGGQLSALRLEDRQVFQVECGGMAGIKRWH from the coding sequence ATGAGCACCTACGTCATCGGCGATTTACAGGGATGTTTTCCCGCATTGCAACAAATGCTGGAGCTTATCGCGTACGACCCCGCGCAAGACCGCATTATCTTACTGGGCGATTTGGTTAATCGCGGTACTAACTCGCTCGCTGTGCTGCGCTGGGCGCGGGACAACCAGATCAGCGCAGTACTGGGCAATCATGACTTGCATTTACTCGCCGTGGCGGCGGGCTATGAAAAACATCACAAGGGCGACACCCTCCTCCCCATACTGGATGCGCCAGACAAGGATGAATTGCTGGACTGGCTGCGTCATCTGCCATTGGCAATATACACATCAGGCTATTTTCTGGTACATGCAGGCGTACTGCCGCAGTGGAGCATCAGCCAGGCATTAAGTCTGGCTGGCGAAGTAGAATCAGCATTGCGCGGCGACAATTACCTGGACTACCTGCGCACTATGTATGGCAACGAACCCACTCAATGGCATGACAATTTAACGGGGAAGGATAGATTACGCGTCATCACCAACGGCATGACGCGACTGCGCTTCTGCTCTGCTACGGGCGAAATGGACTTCACCGCCAAAGCCGGACTAGACTCAGCACCCGAAGGTTATTACCCATGGTTCCACGCGCCCAATCGCCTAAGTGAGGGCTCACCTATCGTTTTCGGCCACTGGTCAGCGCTGGGATTACAAGTAGAAAGCGACAACATCGCCCTCGACACAGGCTGCCTCTGGGGTGGTCAACTCAGCGCATTACGACTGGAAGACAGGCAGGTATTTCAGGTGGAATGCGGCGGCATGGCGGGGATTAAGCGCTGGCATTAA
- a CDS encoding DNA-binding protein — MNWIAANPLAGDVVPKSGGCRKVHWSRAGMGKRGGVRVIYFNQLAAGEIILLMVYAKAKYDNLPAEFFKQLKEVFDG, encoded by the coding sequence GTGAATTGGATTGCAGCCAACCCACTGGCGGGTGACGTAGTACCTAAAAGTGGCGGATGTCGTAAAGTACATTGGTCGCGTGCAGGCATGGGTAAACGAGGCGGCGTAAGGGTTATATATTTTAATCAGCTTGCTGCGGGTGAAATCATATTACTGATGGTCTATGCCAAAGCAAAATATGACAACCTGCCTGCGGAATTTTTTAAGCAACTTAAGGAGGTGTTTGATGGCTAA
- a CDS encoding helix-turn-helix domain-containing protein, with amino-acid sequence MAKLANDPDMAQFCADFLTSAREMKAGVKARSTQVNLPPVVIARNKSGLTQSQFAVLLGVSVRTLQGWEQGRIKPSGAANTLIRIAITHPEVLQAMA; translated from the coding sequence ATGGCTAAATTAGCGAACGATCCAGATATGGCGCAGTTTTGTGCCGACTTCCTAACCTCTGCCCGTGAAATGAAAGCAGGCGTAAAGGCGCGCAGCACACAAGTGAACTTACCACCTGTCGTCATTGCACGTAATAAATCAGGACTTACACAAAGTCAATTTGCGGTATTGTTGGGCGTATCAGTACGCACACTGCAAGGTTGGGAGCAGGGGCGAATTAAGCCCAGTGGTGCGGCCAATACTCTAATTCGCATTGCCATTACCCATCCAGAAGTATTGCAGGCAATGGCTTAA
- a CDS encoding type II toxin-antitoxin system Phd/YefM family antitoxin yields the protein MHIWSVKSAKARFSEFLNTCLSEGSQMVTRSGAETAVLVPVQEWQRLQSTTRPSLKQLLLADQARTDTLTPTSDLGSGTEKTHRLRYISRPAPDALEGLWQ from the coding sequence ATGCATATTTGGTCAGTTAAAAGTGCAAAAGCACGATTTAGCGAATTTTTAAATACCTGCCTATCAGAAGGCTCACAAATGGTGACCAGAAGCGGCGCAGAAACAGCAGTGCTTGTACCTGTACAGGAATGGCAACGCCTACAGTCAACGACACGCCCCTCATTAAAGCAATTACTGCTGGCTGATCAAGCACGCACGGACACACTCACGCCAACGAGTGACCTAGGATCGGGTACAGAAAAAACACATAGATTGCGCTACATATCTAGACCAGCCCCCGATGCTCTGGAGGGTCTATGGCAATAA
- a CDS encoding DUF4234 domain-containing protein, translating to MREIKLLEKFKDQSTWRLLSLGIVTFGVYFAHYIKSQTVTINEMVDEKDRISTGFIKVILIIAYSSLTMFIASLVVNDGQLIELISDIADSVLELLFIVWGFKARNRLNALFEISTEDEEWFSGFLTLLFTPIYFNYQINFICKAHQGRG from the coding sequence GTGAGAGAAATTAAACTTCTCGAGAAATTCAAAGACCAAAGTACGTGGCGATTACTGAGTCTTGGGATAGTGACATTTGGTGTTTACTTTGCGCACTATATTAAAAGTCAGACTGTAACTATAAACGAGATGGTTGATGAAAAAGACAGAATATCGACAGGGTTTATAAAGGTTATATTAATAATCGCATATAGTTCACTCACGATGTTTATTGCGTCCTTGGTCGTAAATGATGGGCAACTGATAGAACTAATAAGCGATATAGCGGATAGTGTCTTAGAGTTATTGTTTATCGTTTGGGGTTTTAAAGCCAGGAACAGGCTAAATGCTCTTTTTGAAATCTCAACAGAAGATGAAGAGTGGTTTAGTGGTTTTTTGACTTTGTTGTTTACACCGATATATTTTAACTATCAGATCAATTTTATTTGTAAAGCACATCAGGGACGGGGCTAG